A window of Pseudomonas guangdongensis contains these coding sequences:
- a CDS encoding D-alanine--D-alanine ligase, producing the protein MSDTLSTHLQPAAFGRVAVLFGGRSAEREVSLKSGAAVLAALQDAGVDAFGIDVGADLLQRLAAERIDRAFIVLHGRGGEDGSMQGLLECLNIPYTGSGVLASALAMDKLRTKQVWQSLGLSTPRHATLASVADCEAAAAALGFPLIVKPAHEGSSIGMAKVGNLDELVAAWRAAGTYDSQVLVEQWISGPEFTVAMLRGEVLPPIRLGTSHSFYDYDAKYRADDTRYQIPCGLEADKEHELKTLVARACEAVGVRGWARADVMQDADGQFWLLEVNTVPGMTDHSLVPMAARAAGLDFQSLVLAILADSCEARS; encoded by the coding sequence ATGAGCGACACCCTGTCCACCCACCTGCAACCTGCTGCCTTCGGCCGCGTCGCCGTGCTGTTCGGCGGCAGGAGCGCCGAGCGCGAGGTGTCGCTGAAGTCCGGGGCCGCGGTGCTGGCCGCGCTGCAGGATGCCGGTGTCGATGCCTTCGGCATCGATGTCGGCGCCGATCTGCTGCAGCGCCTGGCCGCCGAGCGCATCGACCGCGCCTTCATCGTCCTGCACGGGCGTGGCGGCGAGGACGGCAGCATGCAGGGGCTGCTCGAGTGCCTGAACATCCCCTACACCGGCAGCGGCGTGCTGGCCTCGGCGCTGGCCATGGACAAGCTGCGCACCAAGCAGGTGTGGCAGAGCCTCGGCCTGTCGACGCCGCGGCACGCCACGCTGGCCAGCGTCGCCGACTGCGAGGCGGCCGCCGCCGCGCTGGGCTTCCCGCTGATCGTCAAGCCGGCCCACGAGGGCTCGAGCATCGGCATGGCCAAGGTCGGCAACCTCGACGAACTGGTCGCCGCCTGGCGCGCGGCCGGCACCTACGACTCCCAGGTGCTGGTCGAGCAGTGGATCAGCGGGCCGGAATTCACCGTCGCCATGCTGCGCGGCGAGGTGCTGCCGCCGATTCGTCTGGGCACCAGTCACAGTTTCTACGACTACGATGCTAAGTACAGGGCCGACGATACCCGCTACCAGATTCCCTGCGGGTTGGAGGCGGACAAGGAACACGAACTGAAGACGCTCGTCGCGCGCGCCTGCGAGGCGGTCGGTGTGCGGGGCTGGGCCCGCGCCGACGTGATGCAGGACGCCGACGGGCAGTTCTGGCTGCTGGAGGTCAATACCGTACCTGGAATGACCGATCACAGCCTGGTCCCGATGGCCGCTCGCGCCGCCGGCCTGGATTTCCAGTCGTTGGTACTGGCGATCCTGGCCGACAGCTGTGAGGCAAGGAGCTGA
- the murC gene encoding UDP-N-acetylmuramate--L-alanine ligase: MADAHPHNPAEVRRMRRIRRIHFVGIGGVGMCGIAEVLLNLGYQVSGSDLKASPVTTRLQSFGAQIHIGHRAENAEQADVLVVSSAINPANPEVAHALERRIPVVPRAEMLAELMRYRHGIAVAGTHGKTTTTSLLASVFAAAGLDPTFVIGGKLTAAGTNAQLGASRYLIAEADESDASFLHLQPMVSVVTNIDADHMSTYGGDFNKLKKTFVDFLHNLPFYGLAVLCIDDPVVREILPLVSRPIVTYGFDEGADLRAIDVRQEGMRTFFTVLRSGREPLAVSVNMPGRHNVLNALATIAIATDEGIGDEAILAGLAGFQGVGRRFQVYGELPVEGGSVMLVDDYGHHPREVAAVIRAVRDGWPERRLVMLYQPHRYSRTRDLYEDFVQVLGEANVLLLMEVYPAGEEPIPGADSRQLCHSIRQRAVLDPIYVERGADLAPLLAPLLRAGDILLCQGAGDIGGVAPHLISNPLFGTLSGADAERKPA, encoded by the coding sequence ATGGCTGACGCCCATCCGCACAACCCGGCAGAAGTGCGGCGCATGCGCCGCATCCGCCGCATCCACTTCGTCGGCATCGGCGGGGTCGGCATGTGCGGCATCGCCGAGGTGCTGCTCAACCTCGGCTACCAGGTCTCCGGCTCCGACCTCAAGGCCTCGCCGGTAACCACGCGGCTGCAGAGCTTCGGTGCGCAGATCCATATCGGCCATCGTGCCGAGAACGCCGAGCAGGCCGACGTGCTGGTGGTGTCCAGTGCCATCAATCCGGCCAACCCGGAGGTCGCCCACGCGCTGGAACGGCGCATCCCGGTGGTGCCGCGCGCCGAGATGCTCGCCGAGCTGATGCGCTACCGCCACGGCATCGCGGTGGCCGGCACCCACGGCAAGACCACCACCACCAGCCTGCTGGCCTCGGTGTTCGCCGCCGCCGGCCTCGATCCGACCTTCGTCATCGGCGGCAAGCTGACCGCGGCCGGCACCAACGCCCAGCTCGGCGCCAGCCGCTACCTGATCGCCGAGGCCGACGAGAGCGACGCCAGCTTCCTGCACCTGCAGCCGATGGTCTCGGTGGTCACCAACATCGACGCCGACCACATGAGCACCTACGGCGGCGACTTCAACAAGCTGAAGAAGACCTTCGTCGATTTCCTGCACAACCTGCCGTTCTACGGTCTGGCTGTGCTGTGCATCGACGATCCGGTGGTGCGCGAGATCCTGCCCCTGGTGAGCCGGCCGATCGTCACCTACGGCTTCGACGAGGGCGCCGACCTGCGCGCCATCGATGTACGCCAGGAAGGCATGCGCACCTTCTTCACCGTGCTGCGCAGCGGTCGCGAGCCGCTGGCGGTGTCGGTGAACATGCCGGGCCGGCATAACGTGCTCAACGCTCTGGCGACCATCGCCATCGCCACCGACGAGGGGATCGGCGACGAAGCCATCCTCGCCGGCCTGGCCGGCTTCCAGGGGGTCGGCCGGCGCTTCCAGGTCTACGGCGAGCTGCCCGTCGAGGGCGGCAGCGTGATGCTGGTGGACGATTACGGCCACCATCCGCGCGAGGTCGCCGCGGTGATCCGCGCGGTGCGCGACGGCTGGCCGGAGCGGCGTCTGGTGATGCTCTACCAGCCGCACCGCTACAGCCGCACCCGCGACCTTTACGAGGACTTCGTGCAGGTCCTCGGCGAGGCCAACGTGCTGCTGCTGATGGAGGTCTACCCGGCCGGCGAGGAACCGATCCCCGGCGCCGACAGCCGCCAGCTGTGCCACAGCATCCGCCAGCGCGCAGTGCTCGACCCGATCTACGTCGAGCGTGGCGCCGATCTGGCGCCGCTGCTCGCGCCGCTGTTGCGCGCCGGCGACATCCTGCTCTGCCAGGGCGCCGGCGATATCGGTGGCGTGGCCCCGCACCTGATCAGCAACCCGTTGTTCGGCACCCTGTCCGGCGCCGACGCAGAGAGGAAACCGGCATGA
- the murG gene encoding undecaprenyldiphospho-muramoylpentapeptide beta-N-acetylglucosaminyltransferase, whose amino-acid sequence MAANVLIMAGGTGGHVFPALACAREFQSRGYTVHWLGTPRGIENELVPQAGLPLHRIEMSGLRGKGLLSLLKAPFRLARALWQARRVLREIEPVCVLGMGGFVTGPGGWAARLAGIPLVIHEQNAVAGTANRALAPFAARICEAFPDTFAASAKRRTTGNPVRAELFAPAAHPSAPAEPRRLLVLGGSLGAEPLNKLLPAALALLPAELRPQVCHQAGRQHAEVTAARYREAGIEAEVLPFIADMAAAYRAADLVICRAGALTVSELAAAGLPSLLVPLPHAIDDHQTRNAEFLARAGAAVLLPQRTTDAAGLAAQLTEVLMHSEKLAAMGAIARRLAKPEATRAVVDICLEVAHG is encoded by the coding sequence ATGGCCGCTAACGTCCTGATCATGGCCGGGGGAACCGGCGGCCATGTGTTTCCGGCGCTGGCCTGCGCCCGCGAGTTCCAGTCCCGTGGCTATACCGTCCACTGGCTGGGCACCCCGCGTGGCATCGAGAACGAGCTGGTGCCCCAGGCCGGCCTGCCGCTGCACCGCATCGAGATGAGCGGCCTGCGCGGCAAGGGCCTGCTGTCGCTGCTCAAGGCGCCGTTCCGCCTGGCCAGGGCGCTCTGGCAGGCGCGCCGCGTGCTGCGCGAGATCGAGCCGGTGTGCGTGCTGGGCATGGGCGGCTTCGTCACCGGCCCCGGCGGCTGGGCGGCGCGGCTGGCCGGCATCCCGCTGGTGATCCACGAGCAGAATGCCGTGGCCGGCACCGCCAACCGCGCCCTGGCGCCGTTCGCCGCGCGGATCTGCGAGGCCTTCCCGGACACCTTCGCCGCGTCCGCCAAACGCCGCACCACCGGCAACCCGGTGCGCGCGGAACTGTTCGCGCCGGCGGCGCATCCAAGCGCACCGGCAGAGCCGCGGCGTCTGCTGGTGCTGGGCGGCAGCCTGGGCGCCGAGCCGCTGAACAAGCTGTTGCCGGCGGCGCTGGCGCTGCTGCCCGCCGAGCTGCGTCCGCAGGTCTGCCACCAGGCCGGACGTCAGCATGCCGAGGTCACCGCCGCGCGCTACCGCGAGGCCGGGATCGAGGCCGAGGTGCTGCCGTTCATCGCCGACATGGCCGCCGCCTACCGCGCCGCCGATCTGGTGATCTGTCGCGCCGGCGCGCTGACCGTCAGCGAGCTGGCCGCCGCCGGCCTGCCGTCGCTGCTGGTGCCGCTGCCCCATGCGATCGACGATCACCAGACGCGCAATGCCGAATTCCTGGCCCGGGCCGGCGCCGCCGTCCTGCTGCCGCAACGCACGACCGACGCGGCCGGGCTGGCCGCGCAGCTGACCGAGGTTCTGATGCACAGCGAAAAACTCGCAGCCATGGGCGCCATCGCGCGTCGCCTGGCCAAGCCCGAGGCCACCCGCGCGGTGGTCGACATCTGCCTGGAGGTGGCGCATGGCTGA
- the ftsW gene encoding putative lipid II flippase FtsW, with protein sequence MRLPLRLSPSPLHSRRGVDLDFPLLAGCLALLGLGFVMVTSASSEVAAAQSGNSLYYTIRHLVYLAIGFAIGGAILLVPLASWQKHSGKLLLAAIALLVLVLIPGIGREVNGARRWIGFGIFNVQPSELAKLFAVIYLGSYLVRRQAQVRSSWKGLFMPLIVLGIMAPLLLAEPDFGATVVLVGAGISMLFLGGVSLVRFLPMVAAVVLVGVVVMTSQTYRLKRLTNFIDPWADQFGAGYQLSQALIAFGRGEWLGVGLGNSVQKQFYLPEAHTDFVFAVLAEELGMIGALLTVGLFVLVTLRALYIGLRAEREQQFFAAYVAYGLAILWVGQFLINIGVNVGLLPTKGLTLPFLSYGGSSLVICCVSLALLLRIDWERRNQLGNAEIEFTEADFAEEEPRHGR encoded by the coding sequence ATGCGCCTGCCCCTGCGTCTTTCGCCATCCCCGCTGCACAGTCGCCGCGGCGTCGACCTGGACTTCCCGCTGCTGGCGGGTTGTCTTGCGCTGCTCGGCCTCGGTTTCGTGATGGTGACCTCGGCGTCCTCCGAGGTGGCGGCGGCGCAGTCGGGCAACTCGCTGTATTACACGATCCGCCATCTGGTCTACCTGGCCATCGGCTTCGCCATCGGCGGGGCGATCCTGCTGGTGCCGCTGGCCAGCTGGCAGAAGCACAGCGGTAAGCTGCTGCTCGCCGCCATCGCCCTGCTGGTGCTGGTGCTGATTCCGGGCATCGGCCGCGAGGTCAACGGCGCGCGGCGCTGGATCGGCTTCGGCATCTTCAACGTGCAGCCCTCCGAGCTGGCCAAGCTGTTCGCGGTGATTTACCTCGGCAGCTACCTGGTGCGCCGTCAGGCGCAGGTGCGCAGCAGCTGGAAGGGCCTGTTCATGCCGCTGATCGTGCTGGGCATCATGGCGCCGCTGCTGCTCGCCGAGCCGGACTTCGGCGCCACCGTGGTGCTGGTCGGCGCCGGGATCAGCATGCTGTTCCTCGGCGGGGTGAGCCTGGTGCGCTTCCTGCCCATGGTGGCCGCCGTGGTGCTGGTCGGCGTGGTGGTGATGACCAGCCAGACCTATCGCCTCAAGCGCCTGACCAACTTCATCGACCCCTGGGCCGACCAGTTCGGCGCCGGCTACCAGCTCAGCCAGGCGCTGATCGCCTTCGGCCGCGGCGAGTGGCTGGGCGTGGGCCTGGGCAACAGCGTGCAGAAGCAGTTCTACCTGCCCGAGGCGCATACCGACTTCGTCTTCGCGGTGCTCGCCGAGGAGCTGGGCATGATCGGCGCGCTGCTCACCGTCGGCCTGTTCGTGCTGGTCACCCTGCGCGCCCTGTACATCGGCCTGCGCGCCGAGCGCGAGCAGCAGTTCTTCGCCGCCTACGTGGCCTACGGCCTGGCGATCCTCTGGGTCGGCCAGTTCCTGATCAACATCGGCGTGAACGTCGGCCTGCTGCCCACCAAGGGGCTGACCCTGCCGTTCCTCAGTTATGGCGGCAGCTCGCTGGTGATCTGCTGCGTCAGCCTGGCCCTGCTGCTGCGCATCGACTGGGAGCGGCGCAACCAGCTCGGCAACGCCGAGATCGAATTCACCGAAGCGGATTTTGCCGAAGAGGAGCCGCGTCATGGCCGCTAA
- the murD gene encoding UDP-N-acetylmuramoyl-L-alanine--D-glutamate ligase codes for MSLIASDQFRIVVGLGKSGMSLVRFLARQGLPFAVVDTRDNPPELASLREDFPQVEVRCGALDVDFLCRASELYVSPGLALATPALQAAAARGVKLSGDIDLFARHAKAPIVAITGSNAKSTVTTLVGAMAAAAGRKVAVGGNLGTPALDLLRDDVELYVLELSSFQLETTERLNAEVATCLNVSDDHMDRYDGIEAYHLAKHRIFRGARQVVVNRQDPLSRPLIADQVPCWSFGLDKPDFRSFGLIEDNGEKFLAFQFAKLMSVRELKVRGAHNQANALAALALGHAVGLPVAPMLEVLHDFTGLPHRCQWVRERRGVTWYDDSKATNVGAALAAIDGLGVEIDGRLLLIAGGDGKGADFAPLRASVARYCRAVVLLGRDAGLIAAALQGDDGQPVVPLTRVDSLEDAVRRCAELAQAGDVVLLSPACASLDMFKNFEQRGRRFANAVEELP; via the coding sequence ATGAGCCTGATCGCTTCCGACCAGTTCCGCATCGTCGTCGGCCTCGGCAAGAGCGGCATGTCGCTGGTGCGTTTCCTGGCCCGCCAGGGGCTGCCCTTCGCGGTGGTCGACACCCGCGACAACCCGCCCGAACTGGCCAGCCTGCGCGAGGACTTCCCGCAGGTCGAGGTGCGCTGCGGCGCGCTGGATGTCGACTTCCTCTGCCGTGCCAGCGAGCTGTACGTCAGCCCCGGCCTGGCGCTGGCCACCCCGGCGCTGCAGGCGGCTGCCGCGCGCGGGGTGAAGCTGTCCGGCGACATCGACCTGTTCGCCCGCCACGCCAAGGCGCCGATCGTCGCCATCACCGGCTCCAACGCCAAGAGCACCGTGACCACCCTGGTCGGCGCCATGGCCGCCGCTGCCGGGCGCAAGGTCGCGGTCGGCGGCAATCTCGGCACCCCGGCGCTGGATCTGCTGCGCGACGACGTGGAGCTGTATGTGCTGGAGCTGTCCAGCTTCCAGCTGGAGACCACCGAGCGGCTGAACGCCGAGGTGGCCACCTGCCTGAACGTCAGCGACGACCACATGGACCGCTACGACGGCATCGAGGCCTACCATCTGGCCAAGCACCGGATCTTCCGCGGCGCCCGCCAGGTGGTGGTCAATCGCCAGGACCCGCTGTCGCGCCCGCTGATCGCCGATCAGGTGCCGTGCTGGAGCTTCGGACTGGACAAGCCGGACTTCCGCTCGTTCGGTCTCATCGAGGACAACGGCGAGAAGTTCCTCGCTTTCCAGTTCGCCAAGCTGATGTCGGTGCGCGAACTGAAGGTCCGGGGCGCGCACAATCAGGCCAATGCCCTCGCCGCGCTGGCTCTCGGCCATGCCGTCGGCCTGCCGGTGGCGCCGATGCTCGAAGTGCTGCACGACTTTACCGGCCTGCCGCACCGCTGCCAGTGGGTGCGCGAGCGCCGCGGCGTGACCTGGTACGACGACTCCAAGGCCACCAACGTCGGCGCCGCCCTGGCGGCCATCGACGGTCTGGGCGTGGAGATCGACGGCAGGCTGCTGCTGATCGCCGGCGGCGACGGCAAGGGCGCCGACTTCGCGCCGCTGCGCGCCAGCGTGGCGCGCTACTGCCGCGCCGTGGTGCTGCTCGGACGCGATGCCGGGCTGATCGCCGCTGCGCTGCAGGGCGACGACGGTCAGCCGGTGGTGCCGCTGACGCGGGTCGACAGTCTGGAGGACGCGGTGCGCCGCTGCGCCGAGCTGGCCCAGGCCGGCGATGTGGTGCTGCTCTCGCCGGCCTGCGCCAGCCTGGACATGTTCAAGAACTTCGAGCAGCGCGGCCGGCGCTTCGCCAACGCGGTCGAGGAACTGCCCTGA
- the mraY gene encoding phospho-N-acetylmuramoyl-pentapeptide-transferase has translation MLLLLAEYLQQFHKGFAVFQYLTLRGILGVLTALVLSLWLGPWMIRTLRSRQIGQSVRDDGPQSHLSKKGTPTMGGALILSAIAISTLLWADLSNRYVWVVLAVTLLFGAIGWVDDYRKVIEKNSRGLPSRWKYFWQSVFGLGAALFLYTTAQTPVETTFILPLLKNIEIPLGIFFVVLTYFVIVGSSNAVNLTDGLDGLAIMPTVMVGGGLGIFCYLSGNANFAEYLLIPYVPGAGELIVFCGALIGAGLGFLWFNTYPAQVFMGDVGALALGAALGTIAVIVRQEVVLFIMGGVFVMETLSVMIQVASFKLTGKRVFRMAPIHHHFELKGWPEPRVIVRFWIITVVLVLVGLATLKLR, from the coding sequence ATGCTTTTGCTGTTGGCCGAGTATCTGCAGCAGTTCCACAAGGGCTTCGCGGTCTTTCAATACCTGACCCTGCGCGGCATTCTCGGCGTGCTCACCGCCCTGGTACTGTCGCTGTGGCTGGGGCCGTGGATGATCCGCACCCTGCGCAGCCGGCAGATCGGCCAGTCCGTGCGCGACGACGGCCCGCAGTCGCACCTGTCGAAGAAGGGCACGCCGACCATGGGCGGTGCGCTGATCCTCTCGGCCATCGCCATCAGCACCCTGCTGTGGGCCGACCTGTCCAACCGCTACGTCTGGGTGGTGCTGGCGGTGACCCTGCTGTTCGGCGCCATCGGCTGGGTCGACGACTACCGCAAGGTGATCGAGAAGAACTCCCGCGGCCTGCCGAGTCGCTGGAAGTACTTCTGGCAATCGGTGTTCGGCCTTGGCGCTGCGCTCTTCCTTTATACGACCGCGCAGACCCCGGTGGAAACCACCTTCATCCTGCCGCTGCTGAAGAACATCGAGATCCCGCTGGGGATCTTTTTCGTCGTCCTGACCTACTTCGTGATCGTCGGTTCGAGCAACGCGGTGAACCTCACCGACGGCCTCGACGGCCTGGCGATCATGCCCACGGTGATGGTCGGCGGCGGCCTGGGGATCTTCTGCTACCTGTCGGGCAACGCCAACTTCGCCGAGTACCTGCTGATCCCCTACGTGCCGGGGGCCGGCGAGCTGATCGTGTTCTGCGGCGCGCTGATCGGCGCGGGCCTGGGTTTCCTGTGGTTCAACACCTATCCGGCGCAGGTGTTCATGGGCGACGTCGGTGCCCTGGCCCTGGGCGCGGCGCTGGGCACCATCGCGGTGATCGTCCGCCAGGAAGTGGTGCTGTTCATCATGGGCGGGGTGTTCGTCATGGAAACCCTGTCGGTGATGATCCAGGTCGCTTCCTTCAAGCTGACCGGCAAGCGGGTGTTCCGCATGGCGCCGATCCACCACCACTTCGAACTCAAGGGCTGGCCCGAGCCGCGGGTGATCGTGCGTTTCTGGATCATCACCGTGGTGCTGGTGCTGGTCGGCCTGGCCACCCTCAAGCTGAGGTAA
- a CDS encoding UDP-N-acetylmuramoyl-tripeptide--D-alanyl-D-alanine ligase — MLETWTLSRVCAALDGRLVEADAFFSGVSIDSRSVAAGQLFVALPGERFDGHDFLAEVAARGASCALVERAQPDLELPQLQVADTRLALGRLGALNRAAFAGQVAAVTGSSGKTSVKEMLAAILRAAHGDAAAVLATRGNLNNDLGAPLTLLELAPQHRSAVIELGANHVGEIAYTVGLTRPQVAIITNAGSAHVGEFGGPEKIVEAKGEILEGLAADGVAILNADDAAFAIWVKRAAGRRVLSFALEAAADIGASDLCGDARGCIGFTLTGAAGTARIQLNLLGRHNVANALAAAAAAHALGVPLAAIVAGLHSLQPVPGRGVAQLDPSGMRLIDDSYNANPASMCAAVDILAGFSGRTVLVLGDMGELGEWAAQGHREVGEYARDKVAALYAVGPLMRHAVEAFGPGARHFAGQAELIAALAAERSPETTLLIKGSRSAAMDKVVAALCARAGEH; from the coding sequence ATGCTTGAGACCTGGACCCTGAGTCGCGTCTGTGCGGCGCTGGACGGCCGCTTGGTGGAGGCCGACGCCTTCTTCAGCGGGGTGAGCATCGACAGCCGCAGCGTCGCCGCCGGCCAGTTGTTCGTCGCTCTGCCGGGCGAGCGTTTCGACGGCCACGACTTTCTCGCCGAAGTGGCGGCGCGTGGCGCCTCCTGCGCGCTGGTCGAGCGCGCGCAGCCGGACCTCGAACTGCCGCAGCTGCAGGTCGCCGACACCCGCCTGGCGCTGGGACGCCTCGGCGCGCTGAATCGCGCCGCGTTCGCCGGCCAGGTCGCGGCGGTGACCGGTTCCAGCGGCAAGACCTCGGTCAAGGAAATGCTCGCCGCCATCCTGCGCGCCGCCCATGGCGACGCCGCGGCGGTGCTGGCCACCCGTGGCAACCTCAACAACGATCTGGGCGCGCCGCTGACCCTGCTCGAGTTGGCCCCGCAGCACCGCAGCGCGGTGATCGAGCTGGGCGCCAACCATGTCGGCGAGATCGCCTATACGGTCGGCCTGACCCGTCCGCAGGTGGCGATCATCACCAATGCCGGCAGCGCCCACGTCGGCGAGTTCGGCGGTCCGGAAAAGATCGTCGAGGCCAAGGGCGAGATTCTCGAAGGCCTGGCGGCCGACGGCGTGGCGATCCTCAATGCCGACGATGCGGCCTTCGCCATCTGGGTGAAGCGCGCCGCCGGGCGCCGGGTGCTGAGCTTCGCCCTTGAGGCCGCGGCCGATATCGGTGCGAGCGACCTGTGCGGCGATGCACGCGGGTGCATCGGCTTCACCCTGACCGGTGCAGCCGGCACGGCACGCATCCAGCTCAACCTGCTGGGGCGTCACAACGTCGCCAACGCCCTGGCCGCCGCCGCCGCCGCCCATGCTCTCGGTGTGCCGCTGGCGGCCATCGTCGCCGGCCTGCACAGCCTGCAGCCGGTGCCGGGGCGCGGCGTGGCGCAGCTCGACCCCTCTGGCATGCGCCTCATCGACGACAGTTACAACGCCAACCCCGCGTCAATGTGTGCGGCGGTTGATATACTCGCCGGCTTTTCCGGACGCACCGTTCTGGTGCTCGGCGACATGGGCGAATTGGGCGAATGGGCCGCGCAGGGGCACCGCGAGGTGGGCGAGTACGCCCGCGACAAGGTGGCCGCGCTGTATGCGGTCGGCCCGCTGATGCGCCACGCGGTCGAGGCGTTCGGCCCGGGCGCGCGACATTTCGCCGGCCAGGCTGAACTGATCGCCGCGCTGGCTGCCGAACGCTCTCCGGAAACCACCTTACTGATCAAGGGATCGCGCAGCGCGGCGATGGACAAGGTCGTCGCGGCGCTCTGTGCCCGTGCGGGAGAACACTAA
- a CDS encoding UDP-N-acetylmuramoyl-L-alanyl-D-glutamate--2,6-diaminopimelate ligase, which yields MPMSLLKMFPQARRDALIRELTLDSRALRPGDLFLAVPGTRSDGRAYIADAIAREAAAVAYEAEGAPPLAEAAATVLVPVKGLQAQLSAIAGRFYGDPSRSLELVGVTGTNGKTSVSQLVAQALDLLGTRCGLIGTLGIGFYDDLQCGRHTTPDPLAVQAELARLKQAGARAVAMEVSSHGLDQGRVEALDFDVAVFTNLSRDHLDYHGDMAAYGEAKARLFAWPGLCCRVINLDDPFGRELAAREAPSRLIGYSLDDPAATLYCAEAEFGEDGVRARLVTAQGDGLLVSPLLGRFNLSNLLAVVGALMGLGHPLDEILRVLPQLQGPAGRMQRLGGGTQPLVVVDYAHTPDALEKVLDALRPHARGRLLCLFGCGGERDRGKRPLMAAVAESRADAVWVTDDNPRGEPAERILADIRAGFANPAAVTFMPGRAAAIRALIAAAAPEDVVLLAGKGHEDYQEIAGVRQPFSDIEQAARALAAREVPDA from the coding sequence ATGCCGATGAGTCTGCTGAAGATGTTTCCCCAGGCGCGTCGCGACGCGCTGATCCGCGAACTGACCCTGGACAGCCGCGCGCTGCGTCCGGGCGACCTGTTCCTCGCCGTGCCCGGAACCCGCAGCGACGGACGCGCCTACATCGCCGACGCCATCGCCCGCGAGGCGGCGGCGGTGGCCTACGAGGCCGAGGGTGCGCCGCCGCTGGCCGAGGCGGCGGCGACCGTGCTGGTGCCGGTCAAGGGCCTCCAGGCGCAGTTGTCGGCGATTGCCGGGCGCTTCTACGGCGATCCGAGCCGCAGCCTGGAACTGGTCGGTGTGACCGGCACCAACGGCAAGACCAGCGTCAGCCAGCTCGTCGCCCAGGCCCTCGATCTGCTCGGCACCCGCTGCGGGCTGATCGGTACTCTGGGAATCGGCTTCTACGACGACCTGCAATGCGGTCGCCACACCACCCCCGATCCGCTCGCCGTGCAGGCCGAGCTGGCGCGCCTCAAGCAGGCCGGCGCCCGCGCGGTGGCCATGGAGGTTTCCTCCCATGGCCTCGACCAGGGTCGGGTCGAGGCGCTGGACTTCGACGTGGCGGTGTTCACCAACCTGTCCCGCGATCACCTCGACTACCACGGCGACATGGCCGCCTACGGCGAGGCCAAGGCGCGGCTGTTCGCCTGGCCGGGGCTGTGCTGTCGGGTGATCAACCTCGACGATCCGTTCGGCCGCGAACTGGCCGCCCGCGAGGCGCCTTCGCGGCTGATAGGCTACAGCCTGGACGACCCGGCTGCGACCCTGTACTGCGCCGAGGCCGAGTTCGGCGAGGACGGCGTGCGCGCCCGGCTGGTCACCGCCCAGGGCGACGGCCTGCTGGTCAGCCCGCTGCTCGGCCGCTTCAACCTCAGCAACCTGCTGGCGGTGGTCGGCGCGCTGATGGGCCTCGGTCATCCGCTCGACGAGATTCTCCGCGTGCTGCCGCAGCTGCAGGGCCCGGCCGGGCGCATGCAGCGCCTCGGCGGTGGCACGCAGCCTCTGGTGGTGGTCGACTACGCGCATACCCCCGACGCCCTGGAAAAGGTTCTCGACGCCCTGCGTCCGCATGCGCGCGGCCGTCTGCTGTGCCTGTTCGGCTGTGGCGGCGAACGCGACCGCGGCAAGCGTCCGCTGATGGCCGCGGTCGCCGAGTCGCGCGCCGATGCCGTCTGGGTGACCGACGACAACCCGCGCGGCGAGCCGGCCGAGCGGATACTCGCCGACATCCGCGCCGGTTTTGCCAATCCCGCCGCAGTGACCTTCATGCCCGGTCGCGCCGCGGCGATCCGGGCGCTGATCGCCGCGGCGGCCCCCGAGGATGTGGTCCTGCTGGCCGGCAAGGGCCACGAGGACTACCAGGAAATCGCCGGGGTGCGCCAGCCCTTCTCCGATATCGAACAGGCCGCGCGCGCGCTGGCTGCCCGCGAGGTGCCCGATGCTTGA